In Mercenaria mercenaria strain notata chromosome 15, MADL_Memer_1, whole genome shotgun sequence, a single genomic region encodes these proteins:
- the LOC123555592 gene encoding uncharacterized protein LOC123555592 produces MNYKSNTQVTCCISYIKSMVQAKTDFVFTTLLTLAFLFPLANGQTSSLTCKKCDRVSSLDSCTGSTKCAADEICFMDEIITDQLNVVYTGGCRSKVVCKSGVGGASYVGKRSLQKRSDSVACSRCCDVKKKTGELECNARLCGIRYTNTDSVRCFVCDTDIAGAKQGDVDMPEHCMSNTTCQVNEACSVERLYDYGETRHKYTCLRKRICLLLTKEALKRKDECVANPDPAICGHAGMRKRTANNMCTACCGDGLCNSGSCEQVIDRLYNLWKGGVLDFDNLQVKAISTKIQSTINPDLMSNVDVVCPPAMKDHCYVVSKYRLSWFGAKMICLARHGKLFVPESMEEELFVEHYLNTVAAFMHYSNHSFWIGGRTESNGNSWLDIKGNSVERWAATIQNMQHQNDTSCIAMDGQWNFLWNRFHCNNTLFFICKEKTPYNPATATDR; encoded by the exons ATGAATTACAAATC AAATACTCAAGTTACCTGCTGTATATCCTACATCAAAAGCATGGTGCAAGCAAAGACAG ATTTTGTATTTACTACATTGTTGACTCTGGCTTTCTTATTTCCTTTAG CAAATGGACAGACATCATCCCTGACATGCAAGAAATGTGATAGAGTCTCAAGTCTTGATAGTTGCACAGGATCGACGAAATGTGCCGCCGATGAG ATATGCTTTATGGATGAGATAATCACGGATCAACTGAACGTTGTATACACTGGAGGATGCCGCTCAAAAGTC GTGTGTAAGTCTGGTGTAGGAGGGGCATCATATGTTGGAAAGCGCAGTCTACAGAAGAGATCAGATTCGGTAGCATGTTCTAGATGTTGTGATGTAAAGAAGAAGACTGGTGAACTTGAATGTAATGCCAGATTGTGTGGCATAAGATATA CTAACACCGATTCTGtcagatgttttgtttgtgacaCTGATATAGCTGGCGCAAAACAGGGAGATGTAGATATGCCTGAACATTGTATGTCAAATACTACATGTCAGGTGAATGAG GCATGTAGTGTGGAAAGACTCTACGATTATGGTGAAACCAGACATAAATACACATGCTTACGAAAACGT ATATGTTTACTGTTAACCAAAGAAGCTCTCAAAAGGAAAGACGAATGCGTTGCAAACCCAGATCCTGCTATCTGCGGACATGCTGGTATGCGAAAGAGGACAGCGAACAATATGTGTACAGCCTGTTGTGGGGATGGTTTATGTAACAGCGGATCGTGTGAGCAAGTTATAG ACCGTCTGTATAACTTATGGAAAGGTGGCGTACTGGATTTTGATAATCTACAGGTGAAAGCAATATCGACCAAGATACAATCGACAATAAATCCAG ATTTAATGTCCAACGTTGATGTCGTGTGTCCACCAGCTATGAAAGACCACTGCTATGTTGTATCTAAATATCGACTGTCATGGTTTGGTGCAAAG ATGATTTGTCTTGCTAGACATGGTAAATTATTTGTCCCAGAGAGTATGGAAGAGGAACTGTTTGTTGAACATTACCTTAACACAGTGGCAG CTTTTATGCACTACTCCAACCATTCCTTTTGGATCGGCGGAAGAACAGAATCGAATGGGAATTCGTGGCTGGATATAAAGGGCAATAGTGTAGAAAG GTGGGCGGCCACTATTCAAAATATGCAACATCAAAACGACACTTCTTGTATCGCAATGGATGGTCAATGGAATTTCCTCTGGAATAGATTCCATTGTAACAACACATTATTCTTTATTTGTAAAGAAAA GACACCGTACAACCCAGCAACTGCAACCGATCGTTAG